The following nucleotide sequence is from Candidatus Zixiibacteriota bacterium.
CTGGGCATGCCGCGACAAGGATCCCTACGTGCGCAGGAATGACGTAAATCGCCCCTCTCCTCCTGGGAGAGGGGTCGGGGGTGAGGGCCGACGATCACGCATACTTTTCCATCTGGCCGGTCGGACATTCCTATCTGACACTCATCGAAAGAGACAGACAAGAACGTCTATCCTACCACCGCTGCACGAGCGACGGCGATCTCCCCTCTCCTTCTGGGAGAGGGGTCGGGGGTGAGGGCGCGTGCACCAATCCCCCCTCGTGAACCGCATCACATAAAGCTGTTGACCTCGGCCGCTGAAACAGATAGAATACCGACCGTGATTACGAACGCTGAGCTCAAGGACATCATCAAACCGATCGAGCCCGACCTCGAGCGGTTTCAGAAGCTCGAGGTCAAGTTCCTCAAGAACGAATCACCCCTGATTTTCGCGATTTCCCGGCATATCCTGAACACGCGCGGCAAACGCCTCCGCCCGACCTTTGCCTTCCTCGTGAGCAAGGCCACCGGCTACAAGTCGCAGCACCTGGTCGAGGCCGCTCTCGCCGTCGAGATGATCCACACCGCGACCCTCCTTCATGACGATGTCATCGACGAGTCGGAGTATCGCCGCGGCGAACTGACCGTCAACAGCAAGTGGAACAACCTCGTCTCGGTGCTGATGGGCGACTACTTCTTCGCCAAGGCTTTCACTCTCCTGGTCAAGACGAATTCGCTCGAAATCCTGGAGCGCGTCTCCAAGGCGACCGAGCGCGTTTCGGTCGGCGAATTGCGCCAGATCGAGGAAGCGCACAATTACGAGCTGACCGAGGACGAGTATCTCAAGATTATCTCCGACAAAACTGCCAGTCTGTTCCAGACTTCGGCCGTTTCCCCGTCGATTCTCTCCGGCGCGCCCGAGGAAATGGTCAAGCGGCTGGCGAACTTCGGCGAATACTCCGGCTGCGCCTTCCAGATCGCCGATGACTTGCTCGATTTCGTCGGTGACGCCCAGCGCACCGGCAAGAACATCGGCAATGACCTGATCAACGGCAAAATCACTCTGCCGCTGATTTACGCCTTCCGCCAGTCGCAGACCCGCACCCGCAAGGGCATCATCAAGATCCTTGAGGACGGCGTCGCCGAGGGCGGCTTCGAGCGCGTGCTCGATTTCATCCAGTCCTCCGGCGGCATCGAATACGCGCACGGTCGCGCGCAGTCGCTCGCCGACCAGGCGCTGTCGTATCTCAAGCCGTTCGCCAAAAATCGCTATTATGCCTCGTTAGAGAAGCTGGCCACCTTCTCGATCAACCGCGACGTTTAGCCGATTCTTGACTCATCTTTTTCCCCCGAGATTAGTATAATCACAGTATGTTTCGCATCCTGGCGGCAACGACTTATCATCTCTCCTTCACCTCGGCGTGGCTGTGGCTGATCGCGCTGGCGTTTTTGGCGACCGTTGTCCTGACTTATTTCTACTATCGCCGCACCAACCCGATGCTCTCGCGCGGCTTCCGCATCGCCCTCGGTATCCTGCGCGGTCTGGCCTTGCTGGCTTTGTTCTTCGTTTTTGCCGAGCCGTTACTGGTGCGGGAAAGCACCAATGACAAGGCCCCGGTCGTTGCGATCCTGACTGACAATTCCACCTCGATGGCGACCAACCGCCACTCGGCCGAGCAGTTCAAAGCGATTGATGATTACCTGAGTAGTATCGAAAGCCGCCTGCCGTCCGATGCCCGCGTCGTTCAATACTCCTTTGCCGATACGCTGATGCCCGACAAGCCCGCCGGGACCGGCTACCCCGTCACCGCAATTGGCACCGCGCTCCAGCAACTGGCGCGCGCCTACGACGACGAAAATCTGCAGGCGGTCGTGCTGCTCTCCGATGGTGCCTCCAACCTCGGTCCGAATCCGGTGACCGAGGCCAAGCGCCTGGAAGTCCCGATCACCACCATCGGTTTCGGGGATCCGAACCCACTGCCCGATATCCGCATCGTCAAGGTCGACTGCAATCCGGTCGGCTTCGTGGGAAAGGAATTTCCCGTCGAGGTCGTCTTGGAGTCACGCGGCTTCGAAGAGCTGCGCCTGCCGTTGCGCCTGCGCCAGGGCCAACGCACCCTCGCCCAGCAGGAGTTCGACCTGATCGGACAGGGACGCCAGCAGACGGTCTCACTCAAATTCGCGCCCGCCGCCGAAGGCGATCTCGTTATCGAGGCCTCCACCCCCGTGCAGACCAACGAGGAATCGGAAAAGAATAATTCCAAGCAAGTGCACGTCAAGATTCGCGCCAGCCAGATTAAGATTCTGCTGGCTGCAGCCTACCTGAATTGGGATTACAAATTCCTTCATCGCGCCCTGGTCGCCAAGGCCGACTTCAAGGTCGACTCTTACATCGCCGCCAACCAGAAGATCGGTGGCACGAGCGCCTTCCCGGAAAACATCGAGGGGCTCAATGAATACGACGCCCTGATCCTTTACGATTTCGATGCCGACTGGTTCGCCAATCGCAAGCAGCTCTTCGACGCCTTCTTCGACCGCACCGGCAAAGGTATCTTCATTCTGGCCGCCGAGAAATTCGGCCAGACCCCCAAGACGCGCCTGCCAGAGGGGCTCTTCCCCTATCGCTTTTCCGCCAGCCCGATGGGAATTGTGCGTCAGGAAGTTCAGATGACGCTGACCGAACGCGGGCGGATTCATCCGCTGGTGCGCCTCGCCGAGGATGGCGCCGCCTCCCAGCGCCTGTTGAACGCTCTGCCGCCGTTTTCCGGCTACTTGCTCAGCGCTGAACCGGCCAACGCTGCCACCGTCATCGCCGCACTTCCGGCCCTGTCGCCGGACCAACCCGATCTGCCGATCTTCGCGGCCCAGCGCTATCGCTCCGGCAAGGTCGCCTGTCTCTCAGCTTTCCCCTTCTGGCGGCTTGATTTCCTGGCCAAGAGTTTCAATGATGCCGATTCGACTTATTCCCAGTTGGTCGAAAATATGGTGCTCTGGTTGGTGGCACGTGAGGATGTTGAGCGCATCACGATCACGCCGGAAAAGCCGATCTTCATCGCCGGCGAAGCCGTCAATCTGAGCGCCCGTGTGCTGGATGAGGCTTACGTGCCGATCGAGGATGCCGATGTCGAGGCCGTCGTTAAGTCGAGCCAAAATCCGAACGATAGTCTTGTCGTCAGCTTCCGTTACGATCGCCCCGGCCTCTACTCGGCCGACCTGCATTATCTGCCCTCCGGCGAGTACACCGTCACCGGCAAGGTCGAACGTCAGGGCGTGAAACTCGCCAGCCCGAAAGCTTCGTTCATTGTCGAGCCATACAGCCTGGAAGATCTCTCGCAGATTGCCAATTTCGACCTGCTCAAGCGGATCAGCGAGGTCTCCGGCGGGCAGTTCTACGCTGCCGCCGACACTGCCGCCATTCCGCCGTTTCCGACGCTTGCCGTCAAGACCGTCGTACGTCGCTCCGAGTTTGTCCTGTTCGACAACATCTGGCTGCTCGGCCTGATCATCGCCGCCCTTTGCATCGAGTGGTACTTCCGGAAACGGTATCAGTTGCTGTAGTTGCACGCGCTCTCGCGGCCAGTTCTGTCAATCGCCTTTTGTACCTATTATTCCAACCCCTGTAGTTCCGACTTCAGTCGGAAACCCCTTTCAACCCCGTCATTTCAACCTCATTCGTACTTCCTCTAGCCGCCCATCCGTCATTCAAATCTCTAAGCCAGACTCCGTCCCAATGCGGATACTGCCCCAAGTCACTCACCAGTCCGGCACGCACGGGGTTCTCGACGATGTACTGTCCAGTACGAAGAAGATCGTCGGAGGATTTGATGGTGCGTTCAAAGTAACCGCCCTGCCACAATGTTCCGCACGTGTTGCGCTCCTGGTTTATTCTGCGCGCCGATCTGCCTTTGAGCAACTTGACTACATTGCCGAGTGATTGGTCCGGAAGAAGCTGAATCACCCAATGCGCGTGGTCCGGCATGATGACGAAACA
It contains:
- a CDS encoding polyprenyl synthetase family protein, yielding MITNAELKDIIKPIEPDLERFQKLEVKFLKNESPLIFAISRHILNTRGKRLRPTFAFLVSKATGYKSQHLVEAALAVEMIHTATLLHDDVIDESEYRRGELTVNSKWNNLVSVLMGDYFFAKAFTLLVKTNSLEILERVSKATERVSVGELRQIEEAHNYELTEDEYLKIISDKTASLFQTSAVSPSILSGAPEEMVKRLANFGEYSGCAFQIADDLLDFVGDAQRTGKNIGNDLINGKITLPLIYAFRQSQTRTRKGIIKILEDGVAEGGFERVLDFIQSSGGIEYAHGRAQSLADQALSYLKPFAKNRYYASLEKLATFSINRDV
- a CDS encoding transposase, producing the protein MTNPRLLVGRYPISGKFHHIVTCTVNHWPIFGDFNNARILVLTMRELEFECAAHTFCFVIMPDHAHWVIQLLPDQSLGNVVKLLKGRSARRINQERNTCGTLWQGGYFERTIKSSDDLLRTGQYIVENPVRAGLVSDLGQYPHWDGVWLRDLNDGWAARGSTNEVEMTGLKGVSD